In Pseudomonas campi, the sequence CAGTAGTAGTTTTCCAGGCCGCCGGCGACGATGGCTTCGGCCACGGCCTGGCAGCCTGGGCAGCACAAGGCCCGCGGTGCACCCAGCACGCGGGCCTCGAAACGGCTGCCGGCAGGTACCGGCAGGCCGCAGTGATAGCAGGGAAGGGGACTGCTGCTCATGGACGCTGGCGGATCACTCGCCGAGCTGAACCGACTGGCCGCTGGCCAGTTGTTCTTCCTCGAACAGGCGCCAGTCCTGGCCGCCTTCCTGACCGATGACTTCGACGAAGCGACGGCCTTCGACCGCATCCAGCAGGTTGCCGGCATAGCTGCCGTCCGCCTGGGCTTGCAGCACTACCCGCCGATCACGCTCGGGCTGGGTCGGCGAGATCAGGTTGAGCACCAGTTGCGGCGGCTTGCTGTAGCCCTGCAGCTGCAGGCTGGCGGTGCCTCGCTCATTGTCCAGCTGCAGGCTGGCCTTGAGCTTGAGGCGCACGGCGAGGTTTTCGCGCTCCAGCGAGGTGTTGATGCCTTTGCCGACATCGTAATAGTTGTCGGAGATCAGCCCCGGCGGATTGCGCGTGGCGATCACCAGCATGGAGGTGCCCAGCACCACGGACATGCCGAGAATGCCGAGAATGAACCAGACCCAGAATTCTTTGTACCAGGGCCGGGCGAGGGGGTCGGGTTGCATGCAATTTCCTAAGGTTAGCGAACGCTGGGGCCGATGAAGCGGCTGTCGGTGTCGCTGTGGATACTCGGGTCTTCAACGGCCTGAACCTTGAAGAGGATTTCGTTGGCGCTGGAGGGCAGTTTCTCCGGTGGTATGGACAATTCCACCGGCACGGAGAGTACCTCACCTTCGGCGACCTTGAGTTCGCTCTTGCCCCCATAGACCAGGCCATCCAGACCTTCGACGCTGACCCGGAAGGTCAGGTCGCGCTGGGCCTTGTTCATCAGCTTGAGGGTGTAGACGTTCTCGATGAAGCCCTGCTCGTTCTCGCGGAACAGCACTCGATCCTTGAGGATGTCGAGTTCCACCAGCGAACGATGACCGACCGCCCAGGCGAACAGGCCCATCATGGCGACCAGGGCAATCGCATAGCCGATCAGCCGTGGGCGCAGCAGGTGGGTCTTCTGCCCGGAGAGGTTGTGCTCGGTGGTGTAGCTGATCAGGCCTTTGGGGTAGTTCATCTTCTCCATGATGCTGTCGCAGGCGTCGATGCAGGCGGCGCAGCCGATGCACTCGATCTGCAGGCCGTCGCGGATGTCGATGCCGGTCGGGCAGACCTGGACGCACATGGTGCAGTCGATGCAGTCACCGAGGCCGTCGGCCTTGTAGTCGGCGGTCTTCTTGCGCGGGCCACGGCTTTCACCGCGGCGCGGATCGTAGGAGACGATCAGGGTGTCCTTGTCGAACATCACGCTCTGGAAGCGCGCGTAGGGGCACATGTAGATGCACACCTGTTCGCGCAGCCAGCCGGCATTGCCGTAGGTGGCCAGGGTGAAGAAACCGACCCAGAAATAGGCCCAGCCATCGGCCTCGCCACTGAGCAGGCTGGGGATCAAATCACGGATCGGTGAGAAGTAGCCGACGAAGGTCAGGCCGGTCACCAGACCGATGAGTATCCACAGGCTGTGCTTGGCCGCCTTGCGAGCGAATTTCTCGCCGCTCATGGGCTGCTTGTCCAGCTTCATGCGCTGGTTGCGGTCACCCTCGGTGACTTTCTCACACCACATGAACACCCAGGTCCACACGCTTTGCGGGCAGGTATAGCCGCACCAGACGCGGCCGGCGAACACGGTGATGAAGAACAGGCCGAAGGCACAGATGATCAGCAGCCAGGACAGCAGGGCAAAGTCCTGCGGCCAGAAGGTGGCGCCGAAGATGTAGAACTTGCGCTCGGGCAGGTCCCACCAGACCGCTTGCCGGTCATTCCAGCTAAGCCAGGCGGTACCGAAATAGAGCAGGAACAGGAAGGCCCCGCCGCTGACCCGCAGGTTGCGGAACAGGCCGGTAAAGGCGCGGGTATAGATTTTTTCCTGGCTGGCGTACAGGTCGACGCTGGCGTTGCCTGTGGCCGCAGGAGGGGTGATGTTTCGAACGGGAATCTGGTCGCTCATCAGGGTCGTACCACGGCTTGGGTGAGTGCTCCTGTCGATACTTGCCGAAGGAGTCAGAATTTCACGGCTCTATGGTACGCCTGATCGAGCTGTGCCCGGGTGCGACCAGCGGTCGCGTCCCGGGCGGGTGATGCTTACTTCTCGACTGGCTCGGCTTTCTCGCCGTGCGACAGGCTGTACACGTAGGCGGTCAGCAGGTGCACTTTGTCTTCGCTGCCCACATAGGGTAGCTGCGCCGGCATGTTGCCGTTACGGCCATAGCGGATGGTCTGCTGCAGTTGCGCGTAGCTACTGCCGTAGATGAAGGCGCTGGGGTTGGTCAGGTTCGGTGCGCCCATCATCTTGTTGCCGGTGCCTTCCTTGGTGTGGCAGGCGAAGCAGGTGGTTTCGAACACTTTCTTACCGGCAGCGATGTCAGCAGTCACACCTTCCGGCAGCTTGCGGCCGCCCAGTTCGGTGAGCACGTAGGCGGCAACATTGCGTACGCCGTCTTCGCCGATCTGCGGAGCCTGCGGCGGCATGGCGCCACTGCGGCCAGCAATGATGGTCTGCTTGATCTCGGCCGGCGAGCCGCCCCAGCGCCATTCGTTGTCGGTCAGGTTGGGGAAGCCATAGGCACCCTTGGCGTCGGAGCCGTGGCAGACCGAGCAGTTGGAGGCGAACAGACGGTTACCCATTTTCAGGGCCTTCTCGTCCTTGGCCACTTCCTCGATCGGCATCTTGGCGTAGGCAGCATAGAGCGGGGCGTATTGCTTGTCGGCCCGCACCATCTCTTTTTCCCACTGGTGCACACCGGTCCAGCCGGCTTCGCCATTGGCGAACGGCTTGCCGTCACCGGCTTCGTTGTAGCCCGGCAGCAGACCTTTCCAGTTACCCAGGCCTGGGTAGAGCACCAGGTAGCCGAGGGCGAAGACGATGGTGCCGACGAACAGCATGAACCACCACTTCGGCAGCGGGTTGTCGTACTCGGCGATGCCATCGAACTCGTGGCCGACGGTTTCCTCGGTGGGGTCCTGGCGCTGGCCCTTGCGCACGCTGAAGATCAGCACGGCCATGGCGATGATGGTGCCCAGGCTCAGCACCGTGATGTAGAGACTCCAGAAGGTAGTCATTCTTTATTGCTCCCAGAAGCTTGTTCGTCACGCTCTTTGGCGGGGGCGTCGTCGGCGAAGGGCAGGTTGGCGGCCTCGTCGAAGCTGTCTTTGCGTCTGCTGCTGTAGGCCCAGAGCACCACGCCAATGAAAGCGATGAAAACCACGGCGGTGCCGATACCGCGAAGCGTCCCGATATCCATCATGCGTTACCGTTTGTTCTTGATTGAGGTGCCCAGACCTTGCAGGTATGCGACCAGCGCATCCATCTCGGTCTTGCCTTTCACAGCTTCTGCCGCGCCGGCGATATCTTCGTCGGTGTAGGGCACGCCCAGAGTGCGCATGGCTTCAAGCTTGGTAGCGGTGTTCTTGCCATCCAGCTTGTTCTCGACCAGCCACGGGTAAGCCGGCATCTTCGACTCGGGCACTACGTTGCGCGGGTTGTACAGGTGCGCGCGCTGCCACTCATCCGAGTAGCGGCCGCCAACGCGGGCCAGGTCCGGGCCGGTACGCTTGGAGCCCCAGAGGAACGGGTGATCCCAGACGCTTTCGCCGGCGACGGAGTAGTGACCGTAGCGCTCGGTTTCGGCACGGAACGGCCGGATCATCTGCGAGTGGCAGCCAACGCAGCCTTCGCGGATGTAGATGTCACGACCTTCGACTTCCAGCGCGGTACGCGGCTTCATGCCTTCGACCGGGGTGTTGGTCACGTCCTGGAAGAACAGCGGGACGATCTGGGTCAGGCCACCGATGCTGACGGCGATGACCATGAAGAACGCCAGCAGGCCAATGTTCTTCTCGACTATTTCGTGGCTTTTCATCAGTGAGCAACCTCGGCAGGAATGCGGGCGGCAGCTTCGTATTCAGTCGGTTTGGCTGCGCGCACGGTGCGGAAGGTGTTGTAGGCCATCAGCAGCATGCCGGTAGCGAAGAACGCACCGCCGATCATGCGCACCAGGTAACCCTCGTGGCTGGCAACCAGCGCTTCGACGAAGGAGTAGGTGAGGGTGCCGTCTTCGTTGACTGCACGCCACATCAGGCCCTGGGTGATGCCGTTGACCCACATGGAGGCGATGTACAGCACGGTGCCGATGGTCGCCAGCCAGAAGTGGGCGTTGATCAGCGCGATGCTGTGCATCTGCTCACGACCGAAGACTTTCGGGATCAGGTGGTACAGCGCGCCGATAGAGATCATCGCGACCCAGCCGAGGGCGCCAGCGTGCACGTGGCCGATGGTCCAGTCGGTGTAGTGGGACAGGGCGTTGACGGTCTTGATGGCCATCATCGGGCCTTCGAAAGTCGACATGCCGTAGAACGCCAGGGACACCACCAGGAAGCGCAGGATGGGGTCGCTGCGCAGCTTATGCCAGGCGCCCGAGAGGCTCATCATGCCGTTGATCATGCCGCCCCAGCTCGGAGCCAGGAGGATCAGCGACATAGCCATGCCCAGGGACTGCGCCCAATCCGGCAGCGCGGTGTAGTGCAGGTGGTGCGGACCGGCCCAGATGTACAGGGTGATCAGCGCCCAGAAGTGCACGATCGACAGGCGATAGGAGTAGATCGGACGCTCGGCCTGCTTGGGCACGAAGTAGTACATCATCCCCAGGAAACCGGTGGTGAGGAAGAAGCCCACGGCGTTGTGACCGTACCACCACTGCACCATGGCGTCGGTGGCGCCGGCGTACATCGAGTACGACTTGAACAGGCTTACCGGCATTTCCATGCTGTTGACGATGTGCAGCATGGCGGTAACCAGGATGAAGGCACCGAAGAACCAGTTGCCTACATAGATGTGCTTGGCTTTGCGCTTGACGATGGTGCCGAAGAACACCACGCAGTAGGTGACCCAGACGATCCCCAGGAGGATGTCGATCGGCCACTCCAGCTCGGCGTATTCCTTGGAACTGGTGTAACCCAGCGGCAAGGTGATTACGGCCAGCACGATCACAGCCTGCCAACCCCAGAAGGTAAAGGCAGCCAGACCATCAGAAATCAGGCGGGCCTGGCAAGTACGCTGCACCACGTAGTAGGACGTGGCGAACAGGGCGCAGCCGCCGAAGGCGAAGATTACTGCGTTGGTGTGCAGCGGGCGCAGGCGGCCGAAGCTGGTCCACGGCAGGTTCAGGTTGAGTTCCGGCCACACGAGTTGTGCGGCGATGAACACGCCTAGACCCATGCCGATGACGCCCCAGATCACCGTCATAACGGCGAACTGGCGGACCACCTTGTAGTTATAAGCAGTCTGACTGATTGCTGTGCTCATGCTAGGGGTTCCACGGTTAATGGAGGTTTCTTAGGGGGGTAAAAATCGGCGGCAAGTATGGAGAAACGGGGTGCCCATTGCAACGCTACATGCCTGTACGATCAAGGTTTTAGCGGCTTTTACCCTGGTTTCGAACGGTAAAAATAGCCATCCAGTTGCGAACATTTCGCAGCTGGAGCGTGTTGCGCTGAAGAAGGGGTCGCGTTGGAATTGTTACAACGTGCGATTGTCAGCAGCTTAGCCCATGTCAAGGGGGCTGACGTGCAACTTGTCGGCGGGGTGCGACACTGGGTCGCAGCGCGGCAGGCCGCCTGCAGCGTGGGTTGCAGGCAGGGGAGAGGGTGTTGCTAGGTGAAGGAAGGCGTCGGGCGACGCCCTCCGTTTTCGCTTACTGCTCGACTGCAGCGCTACGTTCGTCGTGTGACAGGCTGTACACGTAGGCGGCCAGCAGATGCACCTTGTCCTCGCTGCCGACAAAGGGCAATTGAGCGGGCATGTTGCCGTTACGGCCGTAGCGGATGGTTTGCTGCAGTTGCGCGTAGCTGCTGCCGTAGATGAAGGCGCTGGGGTTGGTCAGGTCCGGCGCGCCCATGCTCGGGGTGCCTTTGCCTGCTGCGCCGTGGCAGGCGAAGCAGGTGCTGGAGAAGACCTTGCGCCCAGCCTCGATATCTGCGCTGACACCTTCCGGCAGCTTGCGCCCGGCCAGTTCGACGAGGACGAAGGCGGCAGCGTTACGCACGCCATCGTCGCCGATCATCGGTGCTTGGGCAGGCATCATGCCGTGGCGGCCGGCGCTGATGGTCTGCTTGATTTCTGCCGGTGAACCGCCCCAGCGCCAGTGCCGGTCGGTCAGGTTGGGGAAGCCATAGGCGCCCTTGGCGTCGGAGCCGTGGCAGACCGAGCAGTTGGAGGCGAACAGGCGACCGCCCATCTTCACCGCGTACTCATCCTTGGCCACGTCCTCGACCGGCATGGCCGCGTACTTGGCGTAGATCGGGCCGTACTGCTGGTTGGCCTTGTCGATTTCGCGCTGCCACTGGGCGACCTGGGTCCAGCCGTCCTCATAGCCCGGCAGCACGCCTTTCCAGTTGCCCAGACCGGGGTAGAGCACCAGGTAGCCGACGGCGAAGACGATGGTGCCGAGGAACAGCATGAACCACCACTTGGGCAGCGGGTTGTCGTACTCCTCGATGCCGTCGAAGGCGTGGCCCATGGTCTGGTCGGTAGGGCCCGGACGCTCGCCACGGCGGGTGGCGAAGATCAGCCAGAGCAAGGCGACCAGGCTGCCAAGGGTGAGCAGGGTGATATAGCCACTCCAGAAAGAGGTCATGGCTGTGTACTCCGTGACAGGAACAGGTTGGGGGGAATGACCATGACTTACCTCTTGTTCTTCAGGCTGGTACCGAGGACCTGCAGGTAGGCGACCAGCGCCTCCATTTCGGTCTTGCCTTGCACGGCCTCGGCCGCGCCGGCAATGTCGGCATCGCTGTAGGGCACGCCCAGGGTGCGCATGGCTTCGAGCTTGGCAGCGCTGCCCTTGCCGTCCAGCTTGTTTTCCACCAGCCAGGGGTAGGCCGGCATCTTCGACTCCGGCACCACGTTGCGCGGGTTGTACAGGTGCGCGCGGTGCCAATCATCGGAGTAGCGCCCGCCCACGCGGGCCAGGTCCGGGCCGGTACGCTTGGAGCCCCAGAGGAATGGGTGATCCCAGACGCTTTCGCCGGCGACCGAGTAGTGGCCATAGCGCTCGGTTTCGGCACGGAACGGCCGGATCATCTGCGAGTGGCAGCCGACGCAGCCTTCCTTGATGTAGATGTCACGGCCTTCCAGTTGCAGCGCGGTGTAGGGCTTCATGCCCTGCACCGGCTCGTTGACTACGTCCTGGAAGAACAGCGGAACGATCTGGGTCAGGCCGCCGATGCTGACGGCCAGCACCATGGCCAGGGCCAGCAGGCCGACGTTTTTCTCGAGTATTTCGTGTTTGCTGCTCATCAGTGGGCCCCCTCGCCAATCAGTGCGCCTGCGTCATATTCGGCCGCTTGCACGGCGCGCACGGTGCGCCAGGTGTTCCAGGCCATCAGCAACATACCGGCGAAGAAGATCGCGCCACCCAGTACCCGCACCACGAAGCCGATATGACTGGCTTCCAGGGCTTCGACGAAGGAGTAGGTGAGGGTGCCGTCTTCGTTGACCGCACGCCACATCAGGCCCTGGGTGATGCCGTTGACCCACATCGAAGCGATGTACAGCACGGTGCCGATGGTGGCCAGCCAGAAGTGGGCGTTGATCAGGGCGATGCTGTGCATCTGCTCACGCCCGAAGACCTTGGGGATCAGGTGGTACAGCGCGCCGATGGAGATCATCGCGACCCAGCCGAGGGCGCCAGCGTGCACATGGCCGATGGTCCAGTCGGTGTAGTGGGACAGGGCGTTGACGGTCTTGATCGCCATCATCGGGCCTTCGAAGGTCGACATGCCGTAGAACGCCAGGGACACCACCAGGAAGCGCAGAATCGGGTCGCTGCGCAGCTTATGCCAGGCACCCGAGAGGGTCATCATGCCGTTGATCATGCCGCCCCAGCTCGGTGCCAGCAGCACCAGGGACATGACCATGCCGAGCGACTGCGCCCAGTCCGGCAGCGCGGTGTAGTGCAGGTGGTGCGGGCCGGCCCAGATGTACAGGGTGATCAGCGCCCAGA encodes:
- the ccoG gene encoding cytochrome c oxidase accessory protein CcoG, with the translated sequence MSDQIPVRNITPPAATGNASVDLYASQEKIYTRAFTGLFRNLRVSGGAFLFLLYFGTAWLSWNDRQAVWWDLPERKFYIFGATFWPQDFALLSWLLIICAFGLFFITVFAGRVWCGYTCPQSVWTWVFMWCEKVTEGDRNQRMKLDKQPMSGEKFARKAAKHSLWILIGLVTGLTFVGYFSPIRDLIPSLLSGEADGWAYFWVGFFTLATYGNAGWLREQVCIYMCPYARFQSVMFDKDTLIVSYDPRRGESRGPRKKTADYKADGLGDCIDCTMCVQVCPTGIDIRDGLQIECIGCAACIDACDSIMEKMNYPKGLISYTTEHNLSGQKTHLLRPRLIGYAIALVAMMGLFAWAVGHRSLVELDILKDRVLFRENEQGFIENVYTLKLMNKAQRDLTFRVSVEGLDGLVYGGKSELKVAEGEVLSVPVELSIPPEKLPSSANEILFKVQAVEDPSIHSDTDSRFIGPSVR
- the ccoN gene encoding cytochrome-c oxidase, cbb3-type subunit I — its product is MSTAISQTAYNYKVVRQFAVMTVIWGVIGMGLGVFIAAQLVWPELNLNLPWTSFGRLRPLHTNAVIFAFGGCALFATSYYVVQRTCQARLISDGLAAFTFWGWQAVIVLAVITLPLGYTSSKEYAELEWPIDILLGIVWVTYCVVFFGTIVKRKAKHIYVGNWFFGAFILVTAMLHIVNSMEMPVSLFKSYSMYAGATDAMVQWWYGHNAVGFFLTTGFLGMMYYFVPKQAERPIYSYRLSIVHFWALITLYIWAGPHHLHYTALPDWAQSLGMAMSLILLAPSWGGMINGMMSLSGAWHKLRSDPILRFLVVSLAFYGMSTFEGPMMAIKTVNALSHYTDWTIGHVHAGALGWVAMISIGALYHLIPKVFGREQMHSIALINAHFWLATIGTVLYIASMWVNGITQGLMWRAVNEDGTLTYSFVEALVASHEGYLVRMIGGAFFATGMLLMAYNTFRTVRAAKPTEYEAAARIPAEVAH
- the ccoO gene encoding cytochrome-c oxidase, cbb3-type subunit II, with the protein product MSSKHEILEKNVGLLALAMVLAVSIGGLTQIVPLFFQDVVNEPVQGMKPYTALQLEGRDIYIKEGCVGCHSQMIRPFRAETERYGHYSVAGESVWDHPFLWGSKRTGPDLARVGGRYSDDWHRAHLYNPRNVVPESKMPAYPWLVENKLDGKGSAAKLEAMRTLGVPYSDADIAGAAEAVQGKTEMEALVAYLQVLGTSLKNKR
- the ccoO gene encoding cytochrome-c oxidase, cbb3-type subunit II; this encodes MKSHEIVEKNIGLLAFFMVIAVSIGGLTQIVPLFFQDVTNTPVEGMKPRTALEVEGRDIYIREGCVGCHSQMIRPFRAETERYGHYSVAGESVWDHPFLWGSKRTGPDLARVGGRYSDEWQRAHLYNPRNVVPESKMPAYPWLVENKLDGKNTATKLEAMRTLGVPYTDEDIAGAAEAVKGKTEMDALVAYLQGLGTSIKNKR
- the ccoP gene encoding cytochrome-c oxidase, cbb3-type subunit III → MTSFWSGYITLLTLGSLVALLWLIFATRRGERPGPTDQTMGHAFDGIEEYDNPLPKWWFMLFLGTIVFAVGYLVLYPGLGNWKGVLPGYEDGWTQVAQWQREIDKANQQYGPIYAKYAAMPVEDVAKDEYAVKMGGRLFASNCSVCHGSDAKGAYGFPNLTDRHWRWGGSPAEIKQTISAGRHGMMPAQAPMIGDDGVRNAAAFVLVELAGRKLPEGVSADIEAGRKVFSSTCFACHGAAGKGTPSMGAPDLTNPSAFIYGSSYAQLQQTIRYGRNGNMPAQLPFVGSEDKVHLLAAYVYSLSHDERSAAVEQ
- a CDS encoding cbb3-type cytochrome oxidase subunit 3 — encoded protein: MDIGTLRGIGTAVVFIAFIGVVLWAYSSRRKDSFDEAANLPFADDAPAKERDEQASGSNKE
- a CDS encoding FixH family protein, whose translation is MQPDPLARPWYKEFWVWFILGILGMSVVLGTSMLVIATRNPPGLISDNYYDVGKGINTSLERENLAVRLKLKASLQLDNERGTASLQLQGYSKPPQLVLNLISPTQPERDRRVVLQAQADGSYAGNLLDAVEGRRFVEVIGQEGGQDWRLFEEEQLASGQSVQLGE
- the ccoP gene encoding cytochrome-c oxidase, cbb3-type subunit III, whose amino-acid sequence is MTTFWSLYITVLSLGTIIAMAVLIFSVRKGQRQDPTEETVGHEFDGIAEYDNPLPKWWFMLFVGTIVFALGYLVLYPGLGNWKGLLPGYNEAGDGKPFANGEAGWTGVHQWEKEMVRADKQYAPLYAAYAKMPIEEVAKDEKALKMGNRLFASNCSVCHGSDAKGAYGFPNLTDNEWRWGGSPAEIKQTIIAGRSGAMPPQAPQIGEDGVRNVAAYVLTELGGRKLPEGVTADIAAGKKVFETTCFACHTKEGTGNKMMGAPNLTNPSAFIYGSSYAQLQQTIRYGRNGNMPAQLPYVGSEDKVHLLTAYVYSLSHGEKAEPVEK